CACGGCACCGGACGGCCTTCCTGTTTTGCGGATGCTACGCATGTTCGGCAGTACTCCCTTCGGGTGCGGTCTGATCGCTCGGACCAGACCGCGGTGAGTTTTTTTCCTCTTCCTCGCTGGAAAAGCTTTCCTTGATGATCTGATTGAAAATTTTGAGCAGGTCGGCATTTTCCAGGTCCTGGTCCTTGAACTGGGTGTCGACCACGGCATCGATGGCTTCTTCTTTTTGATCTTCGGGCAGATCGAAGATATTGCAGCGCATGTATCCGATGCCATACTTGGAAAGCGATTTGATCTCGCTGCGGCGCAGGCCGCGCACGGTGACCATTTCTCCGGTGGATAATACTACTTCCCGCATGATCTCTCCTTGTTAGGCGTGGGCGTCGGCGTTGGTCAGCCGGGCCACGATGGCCGAGCCGGCCGCGCCGTCGTCGTGGTAGGCCTGAAAATCGAGGGTCACGCGCAGGCCCTGGGGGCCGGGCACCTCGGGGCCGTTGACGGCATAGTTGATCTCGGGCATCTCCAGCTCGAAGATGCTGCTGGCATTGCCGGTGACGGTGATTTTCAAGGCGCTCTCGGCGCTGTCAATGGCCTTGACCAGCAGGGTGTCGTCTTTAAAGAGCGTGGTGACCGATCCGCCGACGGAAAGAATGCCTTCGTTGATGTCGCCGCGCACGCCGCCCCCGCCGATGACAAAGGTGTCGGCATCCAGGCCCATGTCGATGTTGAGCTCGATCTGGGGGGAGTTGGAAAGCGTTGCACCCCCTTCGGTGACCGCGGCCTGGAAGTTGTGGACCCGGGAGAGGCCAATGGGCGTGGGCGAGGCCGCAAAGGAGCTGGCGGCGATCTCAAAATCCGCGCCCACCACGGTCAGGGTCATGATCAGCTCACCGTCTCCGCCCACGGTGATGGCGGCGGTCGAGATCTTGCACCCCTTGTAGCGGATGTAGCGCGGGGCGGCGAGGCTGCCCATCTGCTCTTCGATGGTGAGCGACGGCTGGAGCTCCGGGACGGTGAAGGTGTGAAGATACGGGGCGGCACTGCCGGTGGTGACGGGCAGGCCGAACATGGCCCGCAGCCAGTACCACATGGCGCGGGTGTCGACCGGGATAACGATCTGGCCGCCCACGTCCTTGTTGCCCCGGAAGGGCTGGACCGGGTTGCGGGTGCCGGTGAGGGTGGCGGCCGCGTTGATGGCCTGGGCGGGCTTTAAGGTGGTGCTGTTGATCGGCAGGATGAAGCCCTCTGTGGGGGGCGTGGCGAAGGTCTCCTCGAAGCCGACCACGATCTTGACGGTTGCGCCGCGTTGTTGTGCCATGGTCTGTATCCTTACTTAAAAAGGGTTTGCTCCTCGGTTTTTAATCGAGCGGGTCCTGGCCGATGGTCAGCCGCTCGAGCAGGCCGGCCTGGAAATAGCCGTGCACCTGGTCGCCGGCGCCCAGGGTGTCGGCCGCGGTCTCGAAGTTTGAAAGCACGATGTCGCCGGGCAGCGCCGCGCAGATGGCGTCGCGCACCAGGGTCAGGGCCTGGGCGATCTGCTCGATGCCGGCCGGCTCGATGACGTTGGGGAGCGAATCGGCGCGCATCCGGCCGCACGACAGGCCGATCCAACCGGAGAGCTCGTAGTCGATGGTGCTGTCTTCCATGCCCCGGCGGTCGGCCGGATCGCCGAGCACCACGAAGGGTCCGTCGTCGTCGGGATAGGGCATGCGGCTGCCGGAAAGGCCGGCGAACACGGTCACGTTTTTGGAGAATCGGGCGGCGGCCCAGGCGGCAAGCTGCGCGTCCTGGGCCACGCCGTCGCGGATGGCCGAATAAAGAGCGTAAAGGTTCATGTGCGGTCGGCTCCTTTTAGGCCGGGATGACGTACTCCAGGGCCACAACGATCTTGCCGGCGGTGATGGCCGCCACCGACGGAGTGAAGATCAGGGTGGTCAGGTTGGCGGTCAGGCGGATCCAGGTGGCGGCGGTCTGGGGCACCGGGACCACGGCCCGCAGAGCGTTTTCGGTCAGGTTGGCGACTTCGGTGGCCGCCAGGATGTCGCCGGCGCCAACAGCCCGCACGGCCATGAAGCCGCCCGAGCCGGCCAGGCCCTTTTTGACGTAGACCATTCCACCGGTGATGACCGCGCCGGCGGGCAGGGCCTCGCCGCCTACGGGGATGTCGCCGATGAGGCCGCCGTGCTTCTCAAAGTCCCATTCGAAGTAGGCGACGTTTTTGTATGACTCCAGTCCGGATGCTTGCATGGTGTGTCTCCTTCGTATGCTTCAAGGGGGGCGGGCCCGGGGGTGGACCCGCCCGGTGGATTTAGGGCCTATGCGCCGTTGTTCCTGAACAGCCCGCGCCAGTCCATGGCCTTGGCGCCGGCATCGATGCGCACCTTGTACTCCACGCCGTCCACGGTCCAGCCGGCCTGCATCTCCATGTAGGGCTGCTGCACGCCGTCGAGGAAAAAGACGGTGACCGTGCGCCGGCGCCCCTTTTCGGCGGCGGCGTACCAGGCGGTCTCGCTGTCGTCGTCCAGGCGGCCGTCGTAGACGCGCTGGAAGGTGTCGCCCGAGTAGATGTTGCGCCGGGTGGCGGCGAGCGAACTGTCGGTGGCTTCCGCCACGGAATCCGCATAGCGCTCGCTCTGGAAAAAGACTTCCGAGGTGCCTTTAAGGGCCATTGGCTGGATGATATAGCGGGGCTTGATGTTCAGGCGGCGCTTTCCGCGCAGATCCTTCTGGGTGCCCATCTTCCGATCGCACTCGGCCATGGTCTCCATGGCCGGGGCCCCGGCTGCGGACGCCTGGTTGAAGTGCTTGGCGGCATCGAACAGGGCCACGCCGTCGCCCATGGCGGCGTTGCCGGTGAGCACGGCATAGGGCAGGTCGCCCACCTTGCGGGCGGCCATCTCGCCGTGGCTGCGGGGGATGACCACCAGGGCGTCTAAGTCGTCGTTGATGATGGTGTGGCGGGTGATGGCCTCGATCTTGCCGTAGGTGGCGATGGAGTAGGTCTCCTGGGTCTCGGTGCGCTCGCCGTACTTGTACTTGCCTTTGTCCGGGATCTGATCCAGGTCGTCGCCTTCGGACAGGCGCGGGGAGTGGTGGGTCTTAAAATCGCTCACCGACCCCACGTCGCACCAGATGCGCCAGGTCTCGTCGGCCCCTTCCCAGCCGTCAAACAGGGATTTGTTGGCCACGTTGGCCAGAATGAAGGGCAGGTCCGAGGTGGTCAGGGCACGGCCCACCATCTCCATGGCATGGCCCCGGTCCGATACCCCGGCATTGCGCAGGCAGTGGCGGGCGAGCTCGCGAAGCGAATAGCCGCGCAGCTCGTCGGTGCCCGGGGCGGGTTCGGAGATGATCACCCCGCCGCGCAGCAGCATAGCATGGCCGGCCGCGGACCGGAACTTGTCGCGGGAGTCGGCGCCGAGCTCCACGGGGGTGCGGTGG
This Desulfatitalea tepidiphila DNA region includes the following protein-coding sequences:
- a CDS encoding phage tail tube protein, which codes for MAQQRGATVKIVVGFEETFATPPTEGFILPINSTTLKPAQAINAAATLTGTRNPVQPFRGNKDVGGQIVIPVDTRAMWYWLRAMFGLPVTTGSAAPYLHTFTVPELQPSLTIEEQMGSLAAPRYIRYKGCKISTAAITVGGDGELIMTLTVVGADFEIAASSFAASPTPIGLSRVHNFQAAVTEGGATLSNSPQIELNIDMGLDADTFVIGGGGVRGDINEGILSVGGSVTTLFKDDTLLVKAIDSAESALKITVTGNASSIFELEMPEINYAVNGPEVPGPQGLRVTLDFQAYHDDGAAGSAIVARLTNADAHA
- a CDS encoding prohead protease/major capsid protein fusion protein, with protein sequence MTPSLFSPLTMRTPPQPRDMAYRTMSLRLSGDGTPASLDAESRSFEVVGATEAPVEVFDYDRYEVVPEILLMDGCEMPGNRQVPLLDTHNRWDTASVLGSYRQMSVDKGQLVGRVFFSHTAEAESPFTKAREGHLTDFSVGYRVIESQWVDKGQKATIRGRVFEGPVRVTTRWRVKELSICPIGADEAAKARSKQPPNSPNHKEQKTMDPRLRAYLESRGLAKDADEAAAWAFFDQLRTDDAAAAQARAAQPPPADPGADPDVDVDQLRRQAVGAERERIVSIDAICQRAGCEELARSFIAEGTPVDQVREEVIERVLSSIENGGGYGHRTPVELGADSRDKFRSAAGHAMLLRGGVIISEPAPGTDELRGYSLRELARHCLRNAGVSDRGHAMEMVGRALTTSDLPFILANVANKSLFDGWEGADETWRIWCDVGSVSDFKTHHSPRLSEGDDLDQIPDKGKYKYGERTETQETYSIATYGKIEAITRHTIINDDLDALVVIPRSHGEMAARKVGDLPYAVLTGNAAMGDGVALFDAAKHFNQASAAGAPAMETMAECDRKMGTQKDLRGKRRLNIKPRYIIQPMALKGTSEVFFQSERYADSVAEATDSSLAATRRNIYSGDTFQRVYDGRLDDDSETAWYAAAEKGRRRTVTVFFLDGVQQPYMEMQAGWTVDGVEYKVRIDAGAKAMDWRGLFRNNGA